The following coding sequences are from one Streptomyces dengpaensis window:
- a CDS encoding biotin transporter BioY, whose translation MSTAAATTSRPGEVLADLLPASRVRDAALVLGGAALIGLAAQIAVPVPGSPVPVTGQTFAALLVGTALGAGRGFLSLAVYALVGLAGVPWFAGGASGVSVSFGYILGMLLASTVVGALARRGADRSMPRMAGTMLIGEAIIYAIGVPYLAMAADMPASAAIAAGLTPFLIGDALKAALAMGVLPAAWKLVNKK comes from the coding sequence ATGAGCACCGCTGCCGCCACCACCTCCCGCCCCGGGGAGGTCCTCGCCGACCTGCTCCCCGCCTCCCGCGTCCGGGACGCCGCCCTCGTGCTCGGGGGCGCCGCCCTCATCGGCCTCGCCGCCCAGATCGCGGTGCCGGTGCCGGGCTCCCCGGTGCCGGTGACCGGCCAGACCTTCGCGGCGCTCCTCGTCGGCACGGCGCTCGGCGCGGGCCGCGGCTTCCTGTCGCTCGCGGTGTACGCGCTGGTCGGCCTGGCCGGCGTCCCGTGGTTCGCCGGGGGCGCCTCCGGCGTCAGCGTGTCCTTCGGCTACATCCTCGGCATGCTCCTCGCCTCCACCGTCGTGGGCGCCCTCGCCCGCCGCGGTGCCGACCGCTCCATGCCGCGGATGGCGGGCACGATGCTGATCGGCGAGGCGATCATCTACGCGATCGGCGTCCCGTACCTGGCCATGGCCGCCGACATGCCGGCGAGCGCGGCCATCGCGGCGGGCCTCACCCCGTTCCTGATCGGCGACGCCCTCAAGGCGGCCCTGGCGATGGGCGTCCTGCCCGCGGCGTGGAAGCTCGTCAACAAGAAGTGA
- a CDS encoding Fpg/Nei family DNA glycosylase yields the protein MPEGHTIHRLAEDYLASFGGGKTRVTSPQGKFTDAATLLDGSELTTAEAHGKHLFLGFRAADWIHIHLGLFGKVNFGDAPAPPPTDTVRLRLANTTSYVDLRGPTTCALITDAEKKAVHDRLGPDPLRPDADPSAAYRRISRSRTTIAALLMDQKIIAGVGNVYRAEVLFRHGIDPYRTGRDLTPAEWDAIWDDLVALMREGVRNNRIDTVRPEHTPEAMARPPRVDDHGGEVYVYRRANLPCHICGGEIRTADLAARNLFWCPACQRR from the coding sequence GTGCCCGAGGGGCACACGATCCACCGGCTCGCCGAGGACTACCTCGCGAGCTTCGGGGGCGGGAAGACCCGCGTGACCAGCCCGCAGGGCAAGTTCACCGATGCCGCCACCCTCCTGGACGGCTCCGAGCTCACCACCGCCGAAGCCCACGGCAAGCACCTCTTCCTCGGCTTCCGCGCTGCGGACTGGATCCACATCCATCTCGGCCTGTTCGGCAAGGTCAACTTCGGCGACGCCCCCGCCCCGCCCCCCACGGACACCGTCCGCCTCCGCCTCGCGAACACCACGTCGTACGTCGACCTGCGCGGCCCCACCACCTGCGCCCTGATCACGGACGCCGAGAAGAAGGCGGTACACGACCGCCTCGGCCCGGACCCCCTCCGCCCGGACGCCGACCCGTCGGCCGCGTACCGCCGGATCTCCCGCAGCCGTACGACGATCGCCGCGCTCCTCATGGACCAGAAGATCATCGCGGGCGTGGGCAACGTCTACCGCGCGGAGGTCCTCTTCCGGCACGGCATCGACCCGTACCGCACGGGCAGGGACCTCACCCCCGCCGAGTGGGACGCGATCTGGGACGATCTGGTCGCGCTGATGCGCGAGGGAGTCCGCAACAACCGCATCGACACCGTCCGCCCGGAACACACGCCGGAGGCCATGGCCCGCCCGCCGCGCGTCGACGACCACGGCGGCGAGGTCTACGTGTACCGCAGGGCCAACCTGCCCTGCCACATCTGTGGCGGCGAGATCCGCACCGCCGATCTCGCCGCCCGCAACCTCTTCTGGTGCCCGGCCTGCCAGCGCCGCTAG
- a CDS encoding GNAT family N-acetyltransferase gives MTTDVRVLQKADWTEWYDNLIRAFGGVPESSDERELYNALTEYDRSLGVWAGDHCVATASAFSFRVTVPGGASVPAAGITMVSVAATHRRRGVLTALMRRQLDDIRAGGEPLAVLTASEPAIYGRFGYGIATLQLNAEIDTSRVRLSVPPGTDDIQLRYAAPADVLDACEAVYARLVPGRPGMLARQPGWERLQVLDPEDEGGGASPLQCVVAERAGAVVGYARYRVKPNWGPSGHNGSVILNDLEGLDPAARAALWRFLFGIDLTSTLVTRGRPVDDGVQHLVSDIRRCNLRMRDSLHVRLVDVGAALEARTYQAPVDVVFEVEDAFCPWNEGRWRLAGDAKGASCARTDDAADLVLSVRELGAAYLGGVCLASLAAAGRVREVRKGALAEASVAFSSAVAPWLPHGF, from the coding sequence ATGACGACTGATGTGCGGGTGTTGCAGAAGGCCGACTGGACAGAGTGGTACGACAACCTCATCCGCGCGTTCGGCGGGGTGCCGGAGTCGTCCGACGAGCGTGAGCTGTACAACGCGCTCACAGAGTACGACCGTTCCCTGGGCGTTTGGGCCGGAGATCACTGCGTTGCCACGGCGAGCGCGTTCTCGTTCCGCGTCACCGTCCCCGGCGGCGCCTCCGTACCGGCGGCGGGCATCACCATGGTGAGCGTCGCGGCCACGCACCGGCGGCGCGGGGTGCTGACCGCGCTGATGCGACGCCAGCTGGACGACATCCGAGCGGGGGGTGAGCCGCTCGCCGTCCTTACCGCGTCGGAGCCGGCGATCTACGGCCGGTTCGGCTACGGCATCGCGACGCTGCAGCTCAACGCCGAGATCGACACCAGCCGCGTACGACTGTCCGTGCCGCCCGGCACCGACGACATACAGCTGCGGTACGCGGCGCCGGCCGATGTCCTCGACGCCTGCGAGGCGGTGTACGCGCGACTCGTTCCGGGACGGCCGGGGATGCTGGCCCGGCAGCCCGGCTGGGAGCGGTTGCAGGTGCTCGACCCGGAGGACGAGGGGGGCGGGGCGTCGCCGTTGCAGTGCGTGGTCGCCGAGCGGGCCGGCGCCGTCGTCGGCTACGCACGCTACCGGGTCAAGCCGAACTGGGGCCCGTCCGGGCACAACGGCTCGGTGATTCTGAACGACCTGGAGGGGCTCGACCCGGCGGCGCGGGCCGCGCTGTGGCGGTTCCTGTTCGGCATCGACCTGACGTCCACGCTCGTCACCCGTGGCCGGCCCGTCGACGACGGCGTGCAGCACCTGGTGTCCGACATCCGCCGCTGCAATCTGCGCATGAGGGACTCGCTGCACGTACGGCTCGTCGACGTCGGCGCCGCGCTGGAGGCGCGGACGTATCAGGCGCCGGTGGACGTGGTGTTCGAGGTCGAGGACGCGTTCTGCCCCTGGAACGAAGGGCGTTGGCGGCTCGCCGGGGACGCGAAGGGCGCGTCGTGCGCGCGTACGGACGACGCGGCCGATCTCGTGCTGTCCGTACGGGAGTTGGGGGCCGCGTATCTCGGCGGGGTGTGCCTGGCGTCGCTTGCGGCGGCGGGGCGCGTGCGGGAGGTGCGCAAGGGCGCGCTGGCGGAGGCGTCGGTCGCGTTCTCGTCAGCGGTGGCGCCCTGGCTGCCGCACGGGTTCTGA
- a CDS encoding amino acid permease, producing the protein MTSQPTPTKAANGHGGPGEPGGGLHAGLKNRHLSMIAIGGVIGAGLFVGSSSGIATAGPGILLSYALVGTLVVLVMRMLGEMSAANPTSGSFSAHADRALGRWAGFSIGWLYWFFWVVVLAVEATAGASILEGWIPAVPQWAWALIVMVVLTATNLVSVGSYGEFEFWFAGIKVVAIGAFIVIGGLAIFGVLPGVDAEQAGLSNLTGHGGFLPNGPGAILTGVLLVVFSFMGSEIATLAAGESEDPQRAVTKSTNSIIWRIGVFYLGSIFVVVALLPWNDPSIKESGSYVAALDSLGIAHAGQIMNFIVLTSVLSCLNSGLYTASRMAFSLGRRGDAPRAFARTTKRGVPLIAIIVSVVFGFVAVFFNYKFPDSVFLFLVNSSGAVALFVWLVICFSQLRMRKIIQREAPEKLVVKMWLYPYLTWATAALIVFVLGYMLTDTEHDGRTTVLLSLLVAAVVLVIAVIRQKIGAGVRPGAASVQAASDEPRDEEHVKVG; encoded by the coding sequence ATGACCTCGCAGCCGACCCCCACGAAGGCCGCAAACGGCCATGGAGGCCCCGGAGAACCCGGTGGCGGTCTCCATGCCGGACTCAAGAACCGTCACCTCTCCATGATCGCCATCGGCGGTGTCATCGGAGCCGGGCTCTTCGTGGGCTCCAGCTCCGGTATCGCCACCGCCGGGCCCGGCATCCTGCTCTCCTACGCACTCGTCGGCACGCTCGTGGTGCTGGTGATGCGGATGCTCGGTGAGATGTCCGCGGCCAACCCGACTTCCGGGTCCTTCTCTGCGCACGCCGACCGTGCACTCGGGCGCTGGGCCGGGTTCTCGATCGGCTGGCTCTACTGGTTCTTCTGGGTCGTCGTGCTGGCCGTGGAGGCCACCGCCGGCGCCTCGATCCTCGAAGGCTGGATACCGGCAGTGCCCCAGTGGGCCTGGGCGCTCATCGTGATGGTCGTCCTCACCGCCACCAACCTGGTGTCCGTCGGGTCGTACGGCGAGTTCGAGTTCTGGTTCGCCGGCATCAAGGTCGTGGCGATCGGCGCGTTCATCGTCATCGGCGGGCTCGCCATCTTCGGTGTGCTGCCAGGTGTCGACGCCGAGCAGGCGGGGCTCAGCAACCTCACCGGCCACGGCGGGTTCCTGCCCAACGGGCCCGGCGCGATCCTCACCGGTGTGCTCCTGGTCGTCTTCTCCTTCATGGGCAGCGAGATCGCGACCCTCGCGGCCGGTGAGTCCGAGGACCCGCAGCGCGCCGTGACCAAGTCGACCAACAGCATCATCTGGCGCATCGGCGTCTTCTACCTCGGCTCGATCTTCGTGGTCGTGGCCCTGCTGCCGTGGAACGACCCGTCGATCAAGGAGAGCGGCTCGTACGTCGCCGCCCTCGACTCCCTCGGCATCGCGCACGCCGGTCAGATCATGAACTTCATCGTGCTGACCTCGGTGCTGTCGTGCCTCAACTCCGGGCTCTACACGGCCTCCCGCATGGCCTTCTCGCTCGGCCGGCGCGGCGATGCCCCGAGGGCCTTCGCCCGGACCACGAAGCGCGGTGTGCCGCTGATCGCCATCATCGTCTCGGTCGTCTTCGGCTTCGTCGCCGTCTTCTTCAACTACAAGTTCCCGGACTCGGTCTTCCTCTTCCTGGTCAACTCCAGCGGTGCGGTCGCCCTGTTCGTCTGGCTGGTCATCTGCTTCTCGCAGCTGCGGATGCGGAAGATCATCCAGCGCGAGGCGCCGGAGAAGCTGGTCGTGAAGATGTGGCTGTACCCGTACCTGACCTGGGCGACGGCCGCGCTGATCGTCTTCGTCCTCGGCTACATGCTGACCGACACCGAACACGACGGCCGTACGACCGTGCTGCTGTCGCTGCTGGTCGCGGCGGTGGTCCTCGTCATCGCGGTGATCCGGCAGAAGATCGGAGCGGGGGTGCGTCCGGGTGCGGCCTCCGTGCAGGCGGCCTCGGACGAGCCTCGCGACGAAGAGCACGTGAAGGTCGGCTGA
- a CDS encoding ribose-5-phosphate isomerase codes for MRVYLGSDHAGFELKNHLVEWLRAAGHEPVDCGPHIYDAQDDYPPFCLRAAKRTAADPGSFGIVIGGSGNGEQIAANKVAGVRAVLAWSEETATLGREHNNANVVAVGSRMHTQEEATKFVETFLNTPFSGDERHIRRIGMLTTYETTGELPPVPAHHPQQS; via the coding sequence ATGCGCGTGTATCTCGGTTCCGACCATGCAGGCTTCGAGCTCAAGAACCACCTCGTCGAGTGGCTCAGGGCCGCGGGCCACGAGCCCGTCGACTGCGGGCCCCACATCTACGACGCCCAGGACGACTACCCGCCCTTCTGCCTGCGCGCCGCGAAGCGCACGGCGGCCGACCCCGGGTCCTTCGGCATCGTGATCGGCGGCTCGGGCAACGGTGAGCAGATCGCCGCGAACAAGGTGGCCGGTGTTCGTGCCGTCCTCGCATGGAGCGAGGAGACGGCGACCCTCGGCCGTGAGCACAACAACGCCAACGTGGTCGCGGTCGGTTCCCGCATGCACACGCAGGAGGAGGCGACGAAGTTCGTCGAGACCTTCCTCAACACCCCCTTCTCCGGTGACGAGCGCCACATCCGCCGCATCGGCATGCTCACGACGTACGAGACCACGGGCGAGCTCCCCCCGGTCCCGGCCCACCACCCGCAGCAGTCGTAG
- a CDS encoding HD domain-containing protein: MTQTLLTLAEVEALAREAHAAQTDKAGRPYAEHLEAVAEGVRDRGGDDEQMAAAWLHDALEDAALSEDWLREAALTRRTKDIVLALTKQEGEPPESYARRIRTTPGALLVKVSDLAHNADPARLAVLDEHTRARLTKKYATMRALLDLPPGP, from the coding sequence GTGACGCAGACTCTTCTGACCCTGGCCGAAGTCGAAGCCCTCGCCCGCGAGGCGCACGCAGCCCAGACCGACAAGGCGGGCCGCCCGTACGCCGAGCACCTTGAGGCCGTAGCGGAAGGGGTCCGAGACCGCGGCGGAGACGACGAACAGATGGCGGCCGCCTGGCTCCACGACGCGCTCGAGGACGCCGCACTCTCCGAGGACTGGCTGCGCGAGGCCGCGCTGACCCGCCGCACGAAGGACATCGTGCTCGCGCTCACCAAACAGGAGGGGGAGCCGCCGGAGTCGTACGCGCGACGCATCCGTACGACCCCGGGCGCCCTCCTGGTGAAGGTGTCCGACCTGGCGCACAACGCCGACCCGGCCCGGCTCGCGGTCCTCGACGAGCACACCAGGGCCCGGCTGACGAAGAAGTACGCGACGATGCGCGCGCTGCTGGACCTCCCGCCGGGCCCCTGA
- a CDS encoding PP2C family protein-serine/threonine phosphatase: MAAGRERRAEAETFTARLKKQVHRARTGVRRSAVDYFRGDGSDWIALAGLLLTIPLIAATTLVNSVWCSPAALVLPIVAGGLLLRPASLLGLYAAAATALIVESVKLGPYTEGPSRVTPGVVLVVAACGFFGLLIAQFRSRVGVPWRRGGTMLFDLRERIRVQSKLPKLPLGWHREMALRPAGGQSFSGDFVVAARTNGGRTLEVVLTDVSGKGMDAGSRALLLSGAFGGLLGSLPPHAFLPAANGYLLRQDWDEGFATSIHLVLDLDSGDYELFSAGHPPGLQLSAGSGRWEEKAAEGPLLGVYDGAQFDPAKGSLRPGDVLMLFTDGLVETADRDIVEGIDRLTGEADRYVAGGFHGAAWHLIEAVAKDVNDDRALLLICREGPNVPLHFSPSGAGDHSARPAFEH, translated from the coding sequence ATGGCAGCAGGACGAGAGCGGCGCGCGGAAGCCGAGACGTTCACGGCCCGGTTGAAGAAGCAGGTACACCGGGCCCGCACAGGCGTGCGCAGATCCGCCGTCGACTACTTCCGCGGGGACGGTTCCGACTGGATCGCGCTGGCCGGTCTGCTGCTGACCATTCCGCTGATCGCCGCCACGACGCTGGTGAACTCGGTGTGGTGCTCACCCGCGGCCCTGGTCCTTCCCATCGTGGCCGGCGGCCTCCTGCTCCGTCCGGCCAGCCTGCTCGGTCTGTACGCGGCCGCGGCCACCGCGCTCATAGTGGAGTCCGTGAAGCTGGGCCCGTACACGGAGGGCCCGTCCCGGGTGACGCCGGGCGTGGTGCTGGTGGTCGCCGCGTGCGGCTTCTTCGGCCTCCTCATCGCGCAGTTCCGCAGCCGGGTGGGCGTGCCCTGGCGACGGGGCGGCACCATGCTCTTCGACCTCCGCGAACGGATCCGGGTGCAGAGCAAGCTGCCGAAGCTGCCGCTGGGCTGGCACCGGGAAATGGCGCTGCGACCGGCGGGCGGGCAGTCGTTCTCCGGTGACTTCGTGGTGGCCGCCCGTACGAACGGCGGCCGCACGCTGGAGGTCGTCCTCACGGACGTGTCGGGCAAGGGCATGGACGCGGGTTCGCGCGCGCTGCTGTTGTCGGGAGCCTTCGGAGGCCTCCTCGGCTCACTCCCGCCGCACGCCTTCCTGCCCGCCGCGAACGGATACCTCCTCCGCCAGGACTGGGACGAGGGCTTCGCGACCTCGATCCACCTGGTCCTCGACCTGGACTCGGGCGACTACGAACTCTTCTCGGCCGGCCACCCTCCGGGCCTCCAGCTCAGCGCGGGCAGCGGCCGCTGGGAGGAGAAGGCGGCGGAAGGGCCGTTGCTGGGTGTGTACGACGGCGCTCAGTTCGACCCCGCGAAGGGCTCGCTCCGTCCCGGAGATGTGTTGATGCTGTTCACGGACGGACTGGTGGAGACGGCCGACCGCGACATCGTCGAGGGCATCGACCGCCTGACGGGCGAAGCCGACCGCTACGTCGCCGGCGGCTTCCACGGAGCCGCCTGGCACCTCATCGAAGCCGTGGCCAAGGACGTCAACGACGACCGGGCACTCCTGCTGATCTGCCGAGAGGGCCCCAACGTCCCCCTGCATTTCAGCCCGTCCGGCGCCGGAGATCATTCAGCCCGTCCGGCGTTTGAGCACTAG
- a CDS encoding DUF6415 family natural product biosynthesis protein has translation MNASLPVAIETMRATAARVLAEDAQPPTADELHTLTLPCEGHLTLLIPEVLKACLGRPDDDTLTAGALKGVVQARTRLDIVPGMQWSRQVAHAQRLARSVDCLLGHLENLAGKHT, from the coding sequence ATGAACGCCTCTCTCCCGGTCGCCATCGAGACGATGCGCGCCACGGCCGCCCGCGTGCTCGCTGAGGACGCGCAGCCGCCCACGGCCGACGAGTTGCACACGCTGACCTTGCCGTGCGAGGGCCACCTGACGCTGCTGATCCCGGAGGTCTTGAAGGCGTGCCTGGGACGGCCGGACGACGACACGCTCACCGCGGGGGCCCTGAAGGGAGTTGTCCAGGCCCGTACGCGGCTGGACATCGTGCCCGGCATGCAGTGGTCCCGCCAGGTTGCCCACGCCCAGCGCCTGGCCCGCTCGGTCGACTGCCTGCTCGGGCATCTGGAGAACCTGGCCGGTAAGCACACGTGA
- a CDS encoding serine/threonine-protein kinase: protein MGRVWRAADEMLDRQVAVKEMRIDGLDPEDSRTRRERTLREARATARIDHPNVVRIYDVVDEGERLWIVMELVAGRSLEQMVVEDGPIGPREAARIGLELVAALRQVHAGGVLHRDIKPGNVLVERRGNRVVLTDFGIAALQDAEALTMAGMLVGSPDYMAPERVSGRPQGPPSDVWSLGATLCAALGGRSPFSRATTLATLHAVLYEEPELPSTAGELRDILAALLEKEPEARPGLEELEGTLGEIAFPAAGPQPELGPGSGSISSAQEEPASAAPVAPEVPEASDAFVTPELLATPEVPAAPKATVTPEAPDAHQAPEAHQELPTPALLDADLIRAIRQPSQAPQAPQDLPEAVPPSEEPRPERAPKAVSEPEHAPKAVPETIPTPNASTEVPSELRAEAGSEIPSAGTPGATTEVARRPTAPAPIPVMPPGELPGPAVPSAPRRSRRRTGLATAGGVVAAGLVAWIVIAATSGSPDGKTGSSGSSVPTASAGTKGSPSPTVEGTSRPPSPPPGAHREAGGYAWVTPKGWRRDLKTGSEVHYTSPDGKQELAAKSSLAKGDLMQTWQTSERNARQGRDYQKIRLENTTFQGRPAVVWEYTFTLKGVHYHAQLLGFDVDGKSYQINTWYEPDIESQALKVYEQVRRSFTVL from the coding sequence ATGGGGCGGGTGTGGCGGGCCGCCGACGAAATGCTCGACCGGCAGGTCGCGGTCAAGGAAATGCGCATCGACGGACTCGACCCCGAAGACTCGCGTACGCGCCGCGAGCGAACCCTGCGCGAAGCCAGGGCCACGGCCCGGATCGACCACCCCAACGTCGTCCGCATCTACGACGTCGTTGACGAGGGTGAGCGGCTGTGGATCGTCATGGAACTTGTCGCCGGACGTTCCCTCGAACAGATGGTGGTGGAGGACGGACCCATCGGCCCGCGCGAGGCGGCCCGCATCGGGCTCGAACTGGTCGCGGCGCTGCGCCAGGTGCACGCCGGGGGAGTGCTGCACCGCGACATCAAACCGGGCAACGTCCTGGTCGAGCGGCGCGGCAACCGCGTCGTCCTCACCGACTTCGGCATCGCCGCGTTGCAGGACGCGGAGGCGCTCACCATGGCCGGGATGCTGGTCGGCTCCCCCGACTACATGGCGCCCGAACGCGTCTCCGGCCGCCCGCAGGGCCCGCCCTCCGACGTGTGGTCCCTGGGCGCCACCCTCTGCGCGGCCCTCGGCGGCCGCTCTCCCTTCTCCCGCGCCACAACCTTGGCGACCCTGCACGCGGTTCTGTACGAGGAGCCGGAACTCCCGTCCACGGCGGGTGAGTTGCGGGACATTCTGGCAGCCTTGCTGGAGAAGGAACCGGAGGCGAGGCCTGGTCTGGAGGAGCTTGAGGGGACGCTGGGGGAGATCGCGTTTCCGGCTGCCGGGCCGCAGCCGGAGCTTGGGCCGGGATCGGGGTCCATTTCGTCGGCCCAGGAGGAGCCGGCCTCTGCTGCCCCTGTAGCCCCCGAGGTGCCTGAGGCCTCTGATGCCTTTGTGACTCCAGAGCTGCTTGCGACCCCCGAGGTACCTGCGGCCCCCAAGGCCACTGTGACCCCCGAGGCGCCTGATGCGCATCAAGCCCCTGAGGCACACCAGGAGTTGCCCACCCCTGCACTCCTGGACGCCGACCTGATACGTGCCATACGACAGCCCTCGCAGGCCCCACAGGCCCCGCAAGATCTCCCTGAAGCCGTCCCGCCCTCAGAGGAACCGCGGCCCGAACGAGCACCCAAGGCCGTATCCGAGCCCGAGCACGCACCCAAGGCCGTACCCGAGACGATCCCCACCCCCAACGCCTCCACCGAAGTCCCCTCCGAACTGCGCGCGGAGGCCGGCTCGGAGATCCCCTCGGCCGGTACCCCCGGCGCGACGACAGAGGTCGCCCGGCGGCCGACGGCCCCCGCCCCGATCCCCGTGATGCCCCCGGGCGAACTCCCCGGCCCCGCCGTGCCGTCCGCCCCGCGACGAAGCAGGCGCCGTACGGGTCTGGCCACCGCGGGCGGTGTGGTCGCGGCGGGACTCGTCGCCTGGATCGTCATCGCCGCGACGAGCGGTTCGCCCGACGGCAAGACCGGGTCGTCCGGGTCATCCGTGCCGACCGCCTCGGCCGGCACGAAGGGCAGCCCCTCGCCCACCGTCGAGGGCACCTCACGTCCGCCCAGCCCGCCCCCGGGAGCGCACCGGGAGGCTGGAGGGTACGCGTGGGTGACGCCCAAAGGCTGGCGCCGCGACCTGAAGACGGGCTCCGAGGTGCACTACACCTCACCCGACGGAAAACAGGAACTCGCGGCCAAGTCCTCCCTCGCCAAGGGTGACCTGATGCAGACCTGGCAGACCTCGGAACGGAACGCCCGGCAGGGCCGGGACTACCAGAAGATCCGGCTGGAGAACACGACGTTCCAGGGCCGGCCCGCGGTCGTCTGGGAGTACACCTTCACGCTCAAAGGCGTGCACTACCACGCCCAGCTGCTCGGCTTCGACGTCGACGGCAAGTCGTACCAGATCAACACCTGGTACGAGCCGGACATCGAGAGCCAGGCGCTCAAGGTCTACGAACAGGTCAGGAGGAGCTTCACCGTGCTGTGA
- a CDS encoding amino acid permease has product MPSTTLENPPEADVSLSHGLKQRHLSMIALGGVIGAGLFVGSGAGIAAAGPSIVIAYTLSGLLVMLVMRMLGEMSAAYPSSGSFSAHAERAIGPWAGFTVGWAFWVLLCTAVGLESIGAAKIVTGWLPGTPEWAWVALFVVVFCATNLAAVKNFGEFEFWFAALKVGAISLFLVLGVLAIAGVLPGADSPGTSNLFGEGGFLPNGAEGLVIGLLASVFAYGGLETVTIAAAESENPVKGVANAVRTAMWRIALFYIGSMAIVVTLVPWDSKEVVEKGPYVAVLDQLGIPGAAQLMDVVVFVALLSAMNANIFGASRIAYSLVERGQGPKSLGKVSSGVPRVAVLASSVFGFVCVVLSYWRPDDVFPWLLNMIGAVILIVWIFIAVTQLRLRRRLEREAPEKLVVRMWAFPVLTWVALAGMVAIFVLMARESDTRVQLYSSGGMTLFLASVGYAWQRTRARA; this is encoded by the coding sequence ATGCCCAGCACCACCCTGGAGAACCCGCCGGAGGCGGACGTCTCCCTCTCTCACGGTCTCAAGCAGCGCCACCTCTCGATGATCGCCCTCGGCGGGGTGATCGGCGCCGGTCTGTTCGTCGGATCCGGGGCGGGGATCGCCGCCGCCGGGCCCTCCATCGTCATCGCGTACACCCTCTCCGGACTCCTCGTTATGCTCGTGATGCGGATGCTCGGCGAGATGTCGGCCGCGTATCCGTCGTCCGGTTCCTTCTCCGCGCACGCGGAGCGGGCGATCGGGCCGTGGGCGGGCTTCACCGTCGGCTGGGCGTTCTGGGTACTGCTGTGCACGGCCGTGGGCCTCGAAAGCATCGGCGCCGCGAAGATCGTCACCGGCTGGCTGCCCGGCACGCCCGAGTGGGCATGGGTGGCCCTCTTCGTGGTCGTCTTCTGTGCCACGAACCTCGCCGCCGTGAAGAACTTCGGCGAGTTCGAGTTCTGGTTCGCCGCGCTGAAGGTCGGCGCGATCAGCCTGTTCCTCGTCCTCGGCGTGCTCGCGATCGCCGGGGTCCTGCCGGGCGCGGACTCCCCGGGGACCTCGAACCTCTTCGGCGAAGGGGGCTTCCTGCCGAACGGCGCCGAGGGCCTCGTCATCGGCCTGCTCGCGTCGGTGTTCGCGTACGGCGGCCTGGAGACCGTGACGATCGCGGCGGCCGAGTCGGAGAACCCGGTCAAGGGCGTCGCGAACGCCGTACGCACCGCCATGTGGCGCATCGCGCTGTTCTACATCGGCTCGATGGCGATCGTCGTCACCCTCGTCCCGTGGGACTCCAAGGAGGTCGTCGAGAAGGGCCCGTACGTCGCCGTCCTCGACCAGCTCGGCATCCCGGGCGCCGCGCAGTTGATGGACGTGGTCGTGTTCGTGGCCCTGCTCTCGGCGATGAACGCCAACATCTTCGGCGCCTCGCGCATCGCGTACTCCCTGGTGGAGCGCGGCCAGGGCCCGAAGAGCCTGGGCAAAGTCTCGTCCGGCGTCCCGCGCGTGGCCGTCCTCGCGTCGTCCGTCTTCGGCTTCGTGTGCGTCGTCCTCAGCTACTGGCGTCCGGACGACGTCTTCCCCTGGCTGCTGAACATGATCGGCGCGGTGATCCTCATCGTCTGGATCTTCATCGCGGTCACGCAGCTGCGGCTGCGGCGCAGGCTGGAGCGGGAGGCACCGGAGAAGCTGGTCGTACGGATGTGGGCCTTCCCGGTGCTGACCTGGGTCGCCCTGGCGGGGATGGTGGCGATCTTCGTGCTGATGGCACGGGAGTCGGACACCCGCGTCCAGCTGTACTCGTCGGGCGGCATGACGCTGTTCCTGGCGTCGGTCGGCTACGCCTGGCAGAGGACACGCGCCCGCGCCTGA